The following nucleotide sequence is from Ahniella affigens.
GAACAGTCACCTTGCCGACGATTTCGGACGGCAACATCGAATAGCTGACGCTACGACCCACCAGACCGACCTGGTCGAGCACAAACCAATCGCCCGACGCCACGGCGTGGCCATTGATCAAGGTCTGCGTCAGACTCGGATTCGTGCCTCGCAGACTGACGCGATCGTTTTCGTCAAATCCACCCGAGCCACCCGATTGCGATTGGGTGGTGACGCCCGGCACGCGCTGCAGCGAGTCGGCGACATTCTTGTCCGGCATCTTGCCAATGTCTTCGGCCGTGATCACTTCGGACACGGTGTCGGCGTCGCGCTTGTCAGACAGCGATTTCTCCAAGGAGGAACTGATGCCACGGACGACCATGGCTTCGAGTTCGGTGGCCTCTTCTGGTTTGGCCTTGCCGGAATCGTCAGTTTCGGCGGCGGATGTGCCGAATGCGGCACTGAGCAGCGCGACGGAAACCGCCACTGCGATCGTATTGCGCTTGAATGTCATAACCTTCCTCCAGAGGGGTTGAGCTGTACCCAGTTGTGCCGTGCCCGGCGCGTGTCGATGAGCCCGACAATGCCGATCCCTGACCGGTGCAAGTAAGGGATAGATACCAAAGCAATGCCAGATGCAAAACGTGACAATACCTATACCGTACCATTTTAACGAATGCAATGCTAAAGTGGCCTCGAAGTGGTCATTTTCGATGGTGCGCTGCGCCATTTGTGGTTCAGAGTGAAATTTTCCCAGACTTGTGGTACTAAATTGGTTCTATTGAGAATTAACCCATGAGCCCATTGCTGAAAGCGCTGCGCCCGCTCGACCCGGACAACCAGCAACCGCTGTATCAGCAGTTGCAGCGCGCCCTGCGCGAAGCCATAGAACAGCGCGTACTCGGGGTCGACGACGCGCTGCCGGCCGAACGCCAGTTGGCCGAAGAACTGCAGGTGTCACGCATCACCGTTCGGAAGGCCATTGAAGGCCTGGTCGAAGAAGGGCTGTTGGTGCGAAAGCAAGGCGCCGGCAATTTCGTGGCCGCGCGCGTGGAGAAGAATTTCGCCAAGTTGACGTCGTTCTCGGAAGACATGCGCGCCCGCGGCCGGACGCCTCATAGCCAATGGCTGCGCCGCCTGGAAGGCACGGTCACGCCGGAAGAAGCGCTCACATTGAGGCTCAGCCCGGGCGCGCCGGTGTTTCGCTTCCACCGCATCCGGTTTGCCGATGACACGCCGATGTCGTTGGAGTACGCGACCATCGTCGCCACGGCCCTGCCCGGACTTGCGGCAGTCGACGACTCGCTTTACGCCGCCTTGGAGCACGCTGGCAATCGGCCTGTGCGGGCCTTGCAACGTCTACGCGCTCTGGTGCTGCGAGCCGAGCAAGCCAAGTTGCTGCAGGCGCGCGAAGGGGATGCCGGATTGCTGGTCGAGCGCGTCGGGTTTCTGCGCGATGGCCGCGCGATCGAATTCTGCCAATCCTATTACCGCGGCGATACCTACGATTTCGTCGCTGAGCTGAGCGAACAATGATGCCGCAAGCATTGCATCCAAGAACCCCTACCTTGCTGTTTCGCGAAGCCGCCGAAGCCGCCCAGGCCGTGCGCGTGGCCACCATTCGCAATCGCGCGGCATTGGCGGAACTATCGGCCCGTTTGCGAGCACAGCCGCCGCGTGTGGTCGTGACGTGCGCGCGCGGCAGCAGCGACCATGCCGCGACCTATGCCAAGTATCTGATCGAAACCCGCACGGGTTGCATCGTGGCCTCGGCGGCGCCGTCGATCTGCTCGGTGTACAGCACACGGATGCAATGGCAGGGCGCCTTGTTCCTCGCCATCTCGCAATCGGGCAAGAGCCCCGATTTGTTGGCTGCGGCCAAGGCTGCCCGCGCTGGCGGCGCCTTGGTGGTATCGCTGGTCAATGTCGAGGATTCGCCGCTCGCCGGCGCATCAGACTATGTGCTCGCGCTCTCTGCTGGGAGCGAGCAGAGCGTGGCCGCATCCAAGAGCTTCATTGCGGCATTGGCCGCCATCCTGCAATTGGTCGCCGCCTGGACCCAGGACCCTGAGCTCAAGCAAGCCAGCAACGCGCTGCCTGACCTTCTCGAACAAGCCTGGGCGCTCGACTGGCAGTCTGCCGAGCAGGCGCTGCAGCAGGCATCGCACCTCTTTGTGCTGGGCCGCGGCCTCGGGCTGGCCATCGCCCAGGAAGCTGCCCTCAAGTGCAAGGAAACCTCGGGGCTGCATGCCGAGGCCTTTTCCGGCGCCGAGGTGCAGCATGGTCCACAGGCCTTGCTGAACGCGAACTTCCCGGCGCTGTTGCTGGTGCAGGAGGACGAGACGGAAGTGGGCATGCATGATTTGGCGCAGAGCCTCCTGAATCGTGGCGTTCGGGTGCTGATGGCAGCACGCCGCGTGCCCCCGGGTGCGATAGCGCTGCCGGCAATCAGCGCCGACCCGGCAATCCAGCCAATCCTGCTTGCGCAGAGCTTTTATCGGATGATCAATGGGCTCTCGTTGAATCGCGGATTCAATCCCGATCAACCCCCGCACCTTCGCAAAGTGACCGAGACCCACTGATGCGCCAAGCGCTTTACCATGCCCGCGTACTCACCCCGACTGGATTCGTCGACAATCGGGTCCTGTTATTGCACGGCCGGCATATTCTGGATCTGGTCACCCCCGATGATCGTCGCCTGCAAGGTGCGGAACGAATCGATTGCGGCGGCGATCTGTTGTTGCCCGGATTCATCGACGTGCAAGTGAACGGCGGCGGCGGTGTGTTGTTCAATGATCAACCGAGCGCGGAAGGGATCCGGCAGATCGCGGCTGCCCACCGGCGCTTCGGCACGACCGGCCTGCTACCGACGCTGATCACCGATGACCGCATTCAGATTGAACGTGCCGTGTCGGCCGTGCGCGATGCGATTGATGCGAACGTACCGGGCGTACTCGGTGTCCATATCGAAGGTCCATGCCTCAATGAGGTCCGCGCCGGCGCGCATGACGCGAGCAAGTTTCGCGACCTGGACGAGGACGACATTCGCACGCTGTGCGCACTCCGCAATGGCCGAACGCTGGTCACGTTGGCGCCGGAAATGACCAAGCTCGCGACCATTTCGCGGCTTGCCGACGCCGGCGTCCGAATCTCAGCCGGCCACACTAACGCGCGCTACGACGACATCGCCGCCGCGCTCAAGTATGGCCTGACGGGCTTCACTCATTTGTTCAATGCCATGTCGGGCCTGACCAGCCGCGAACCAGGCGTGGTGGGTGCGGCATTGATTGACGCCGACAGCTGGTGCGGCATCATTGTCGATGGTCATCATGTCGATCCGGTCGTGTTGAAACTGGCGTTGTCGTGCAAGCCCAAGAAGCGGTTCATGCTGGTTACGGATGGCATGCCGTGCGTGGGCACAGAGGCCCAGGAGTTCATGCTGCAGGGTCGGCGCATTCACGTTGAAGGCGGGCGTTGCGTTGATGACGACGGCGTGATCAGCGGCTCCAGCCTGGATATGGCCAGTGCGCTCAGGAACGCAGTCCGTTGGCTTGGCCTCAGCATGGCAGAGGCCGCTTACATGGCGAGCACGGGACCAGCCGAGTTTCTTGGTATTGCACACGAGTATGGCAAGATCGCTGCGGGCTATCGGGCGAACCTGGTCCGCTTGGGCGATTGCTTCAAGGTGCGTGGCACCTGGATCGACGGGCAGTGGCAGTCTGCTGAACCAGTCTGAACTGCTGCGTTTCACGCCATTCGAGCGCCGCGGCAATCAGCATCGAATCGAATTCGGCCACCGAGGCGCTGCGTCCCGCGCCCGGCCGGACGCAGCACTTTAGGATCAAACAGCTACTTGTTGGATTCCAAACGGGCCATCCATGGCCCAGGGCGAACCGAAACCGATCCAGTCCGACTTTGGGAGGGTCTGAAAGTCCAGGATGGACTTGTTCAGACCCTCCCTCGGTAGACGCCTGCAAGCGCGTCACATGGATGGCAACCCGGATGTCCGATCGACTCCAGCGCACGACGCTAGCTGGCGACCAGTTGTCGCAGGAATCGAATCAGCACGCGACCTGTGTTGGCCAGATTTTTGTGTGAGCGCGCGATCAATGTCACATCGTCGACATGATCTCGCGGCTGCTCCAATGCTGCACACATCTGATGGCAAAGGTCCACGGGATCACCTGCTTTGAACCAGCGCACGCCCTCGCCTTTCACTTCCAAATTGACCGGAATATCAGACAGCAACGTCAGAATGCCCAAACCGATTGCCTCATAGCTTGCGCCGCCACCAGGAGCGCCCTCGTACAAAGTCGGCTGGATCAGCATCCGGGCACCACGGAGCAAGGCCAATTGCGTGGACTTGGGCACAAAGCCGAGCCGATGGCAGCGCGCGGAAATGCCGAGCGCCTCGATATGCGCCTGTAGCTTGGGATAATGCGTCGGGTCACGAAAATCATTGGTATCACCGGTCAGCACCAGTTCGAAGTCGCTGTACTCAGGACGCTGGACCAGCGCTGCAAACGCGTCGATCACCGTGCGGTGGTCTTTGTGAATCCAAAAGTGATTGCAGACCATCAGGTAGTTCGACCCAATGCCGAACTGCGCGCGGGCCATGATGGGATCGTGCTGAAACCAATCTGGATCAACGTACGAGGTATAAGGCATCACCAGGATGCGCGATGCCTCAATGCCGTAATAGCGCATCAAGCCCTCTGCCACGACCTGCGATGTGCAGTACATCGCGTCGCTTCGGCGCACGAGCTCGCCGAACTCCTCATCACGCTCAGCGCGTTCCTCGGCACTGAACCAATCCGGCCGGTCGCGATGCTGAAAATCGTAAATGTAACCAACCCGGTGCACATGCTGGGTACGAATCGGCAAGCGATTGGGAAAGATCACGTCGGCACCGGACTCGACTGCTGCCAGATTCAATCCACGTGCATCGGTCTCGCACGGCACGAACTGACCGTCCTGCATGAACGCGCGCACCCGTGCGCGCGCCGCCGCAGACTCGGCGCTGATGCCCTCATCGCTGTTCGGTACCGCGTACAGGAGCTGCACATTTTCGCTCGGTG
It contains:
- a CDS encoding SIS domain-containing protein, with protein sequence MPQALHPRTPTLLFREAAEAAQAVRVATIRNRAALAELSARLRAQPPRVVVTCARGSSDHAATYAKYLIETRTGCIVASAAPSICSVYSTRMQWQGALFLAISQSGKSPDLLAAAKAARAGGALVVSLVNVEDSPLAGASDYVLALSAGSEQSVAASKSFIAALAAILQLVAAWTQDPELKQASNALPDLLEQAWALDWQSAEQALQQASHLFVLGRGLGLAIAQEAALKCKETSGLHAEAFSGAEVQHGPQALLNANFPALLLVQEDETEVGMHDLAQSLLNRGVRVLMAARRVPPGAIALPAISADPAIQPILLAQSFYRMINGLSLNRGFNPDQPPHLRKVTETH
- the nagA gene encoding N-acetylglucosamine-6-phosphate deacetylase, whose product is MRQALYHARVLTPTGFVDNRVLLLHGRHILDLVTPDDRRLQGAERIDCGGDLLLPGFIDVQVNGGGGVLFNDQPSAEGIRQIAAAHRRFGTTGLLPTLITDDRIQIERAVSAVRDAIDANVPGVLGVHIEGPCLNEVRAGAHDASKFRDLDEDDIRTLCALRNGRTLVTLAPEMTKLATISRLADAGVRISAGHTNARYDDIAAALKYGLTGFTHLFNAMSGLTSREPGVVGAALIDADSWCGIIVDGHHVDPVVLKLALSCKPKKRFMLVTDGMPCVGTEAQEFMLQGRRIHVEGGRCVDDDGVISGSSLDMASALRNAVRWLGLSMAEAAYMASTGPAEFLGIAHEYGKIAAGYRANLVRLGDCFKVRGTWIDGQWQSAEPV
- a CDS encoding glycosyltransferase; the protein is MQLTSFIPTMTRPLKILIPMHGFVVWGGGIDLLAVIVKSLRAAAPSENVQLLYAVPNSDEGISAESAAARARVRAFMQDGQFVPCETDARGLNLAAVESGADVIFPNRLPIRTQHVHRVGYIYDFQHRDRPDWFSAEERAERDEEFGELVRRSDAMYCTSQVVAEGLMRYYGIEASRILVMPYTSYVDPDWFQHDPIMARAQFGIGSNYLMVCNHFWIHKDHRTVIDAFAALVQRPEYSDFELVLTGDTNDFRDPTHYPKLQAHIEALGISARCHRLGFVPKSTQLALLRGARMLIQPTLYEGAPGGGASYEAIGLGILTLLSDIPVNLEVKGEGVRWFKAGDPVDLCHQMCAALEQPRDHVDDVTLIARSHKNLANTGRVLIRFLRQLVAS
- a CDS encoding GntR family transcriptional regulator translates to MSPLLKALRPLDPDNQQPLYQQLQRALREAIEQRVLGVDDALPAERQLAEELQVSRITVRKAIEGLVEEGLLVRKQGAGNFVAARVEKNFAKLTSFSEDMRARGRTPHSQWLRRLEGTVTPEEALTLRLSPGAPVFRFHRIRFADDTPMSLEYATIVATALPGLAAVDDSLYAALEHAGNRPVRALQRLRALVLRAEQAKLLQAREGDAGLLVERVGFLRDGRAIEFCQSYYRGDTYDFVAELSEQ